Proteins co-encoded in one Dendropsophus ebraccatus isolate aDenEbr1 chromosome 9, aDenEbr1.pat, whole genome shotgun sequence genomic window:
- the PDIA2 gene encoding protein disulfide-isomerase A2 produces the protein MRWSHLLLGLLLAFYVRAEDSANATSAESSSEEKTDEILEEDNVLVLHKKNFDNALRTYKYLLVEFYAPWCGHCKELAPKYSKAAETLKEKTSEARLAKVDATEEKDLSDEFDVKGYPTIKFFLNGNRTGHIDYGGRRDTEGLVRWMLRKMEAAAVVVETVSDAEEFIKSHENSVIGFFKDPEDVDLNIYNEVVANTEDFNFAIAHKEEIFEKFGVTTDSVIYFKSSEEKYDYKGDEDLGFDKDELVKFLMVNSMDLVTEYNDQTSEKIFAAKIPNHLLLFINKTAEGQLQLLENFRQAAPDFKGKVLFVAIDSAGPHAGVLEYFGLTQADIPTIRFINIDQVKKFSFNADKITAEAVKEFCQGVLDGRIKQNLLSEEIPEDWDKKPVKVLVGKNFEEVAYDETKNVFVEFYAPWCSHCKELEPIWEELGEKYKDHENVIIAKIDGTANEIDGMRVRGYPNLRFFPAGPGRKMIEYTKNRTVELFSKFIDSGGVLPVDEEEKIVEDLKAAQQEDIKVEDDSAEVSKDEL, from the exons ATGAGGTGGTCCCACCTGCTCCTCGGCCTCCTCTTGGCCTTCTATGTCAGAGCTGAAGACTCCGCCAACGCCACTTCTGCAGAGTCCTCCAGCGAGGAGAAGACGGATGAGATCCTGGAAGAGGACAACGTGCTGGTCCTCCACAAGAAGAACTTTGACAACGCCCTCAGGACCTATAAGTACCTGCTGGTGGAGTTCT ATGCCCCATGGTGCGGCCATTGCAAGGAACTGGCCCCAAAATATAGCAAAGCTGCAGAAACCctgaaggagaagacctccgaGGCTCGTCTGGCCAAAGTGGACGCTACTGAAGAGAAAGATCTTAGTGATGAGTTTGATGTCAAAGGATACCCGACAATAAAGTTCTTCCTGAATGGAAACAGAACCGGTCACATTGATTATGGAG GCAGGAGAGACACTGAGGGCCTTGTCCGATGGATGCTAAGGAAGATGGAGGCCGCTGCCGTAGTGGTGGAGACTGTATCGGATGCTGAGGAGTTCATTAAATCTCATGAAAATTCAGTGATTGGTTTCTTCAAG GATCCTGAAGACGTCGACCTAAACATCTATAACGAGGTTGTGGCAAACACTGAAGACTTCAACTTTGCCATTGCCCATAAAGAAGAAATATTTGAGAAATTCGGAGTGACTACAGACAGCGTCATCTATTTCAAGAGT tctgaaGAGAAATACGACTACAAGGGAGATGAGGATCTGGGCTTTGACAAAGACGAGCTGGTAAAGTTCCTGATGGTGAACAGCATGGATCTAGTCACCGAATACAACGATCAG ACATCAGAAAAGATCTTTGCCGCCAAGATTCCCAACCACTTATTGCTGTTTATTAACAAAACCGCCGAGGGTCAACTCCAACTCCTGGAGAATTTCCGACAGGCCGCACCTGACTTTAAAGGAAAG GTCCTCTTTGTGGCGATCGATTCTGCTGGGCCTCATGCCGGGGTGCTGGAGTACTTTGGACTCACACAAGCAGATATTCCCACCATCCGCTTCATCAACATCGATCAGGTCAAGAAGTTTTCCTTCAATGCCGACAAAATAACAGCCGAGGCCGTCAAAGAGTTTTGCCAAGGAGTGCTGGATGGTAGAATAAAG CAAAATCTTTTAAGTGAGGAGATTCCGGAAGACTGGGACAAGAAGCCGGTCAAAGTTCTCGTGGGCAAAAATTTCGAGGAAGTTGCATATGATGAAACAAAGAACGTATTTGTAGAATTCT ACGCACCGTGGTGTTCTCACTGTAAGGAGCTGGAACCCATCTGGGAGGAGCTTGGAGAAAAATACAAAGACCACGAAAACGTCATCATCGCTAAAATAGACGGCACCGCTAATGAAATAGACGGGATGCGAGTAAGAGGCTACCCCAACCTGAGGTTTTTCCCTGCAGGGCCGGGCCGGAAG ATGATTGAGTACACCAAGAATAGGACCGTGGAGCTGTTCTCCAAATTCATCGACAGCGGCGGAGTGCTCCCTGTGGATGAAGAGGAGAAG atagtAGAAGACTTGAAAGCAGCGCAACAAGAAGATATTAAAGTAGAAGACGACTCAGCGGAAGTGTCAAAAGATGAATTATAG
- the LOC138801444 gene encoding rho GDP-dissociation inhibitor 2-like isoform X2, with product MADKDGCKPTEDDVEDETDLNYKAPEKKSLQEIQELDKDDESLIKYKQALLGNLPTVVDPKAPNVQVTRMDLICKEAPAPITMDLSGNVAALKEQTFIMKEGVFYEVKITFKVNHEIVSGLKYIQNTYRKAIKVDKETHMVGSYGPRAEAYEFLTPLEEAPKGMLVRGTYHIKSWFTDDDKTDHLSWEWNLNIKKEWKE from the exons ATGGCCGACAAAGATGGATGTAAACCCACTGAAGATGACGTAGAAGATGAAACTGACCTGAACTACAAGGCCCCGGAGAAGAAATCCCTGCAGGAGATCCAGGAACTAGACAAAGACGACGAGAGTCTGATCAAATACAAGCAGGCCTTGTTAGGGAACCTGCCCACCGTAGTGG ACCCCAAAGCCCCCAATGTGCAGGTGACTAGGATGGATCTGATCTGCAAAGAAGCCCCAGCACCCATCACTATGGACTTATCAG GCAACGTAGCGGCACTTAAGGAACAGACGTTTATAATGAAGGAGGGGGTGTTCTACGAGGTTAAAATTACTTTTAAG GTGAACCATGAAATAGTTTCTGGGCTGAAATATATACAGAACACCTACAGGAAAGCAATTAAAG TTGACAAGGAAACGCACATGGTTGGCAGCTACGGACCTCGAGCCGAGGCTTACGAATTCCTAACGCCCCTAGAAGAAGCCCCCAAAGGAATGCTTGTGCGGGGGACATACCACATCAAATCCTGGTTCACAGACGACGACAAAACCGACCACTTGTCCTGGGAGTGGAACCTCAATATAAAAAAGGAATGGAAGGAATAG